A single window of Natronocella acetinitrilica DNA harbors:
- the gshB gene encoding glutathione synthase has protein sequence MTLKLGVVMDPIAEITPYKDTTLAMLIAAQKRGWTVRYMTLADLYLVDGEARGSQHPLEVRDNNSDWFTLGEPEDAPLAALDLILMRKDPPVDAAFTYATHILERAEQAGTLVVNRPSALRDANEKLFTAQFAHCCAPTVVDTDPGRLRAFIREQGKTVLKPLDGMGGRSIFVVAQGDPNTSVIIDTLTASGSLPIMAQRYLPEISAGDKRILVIDGKPVDFALARVPLAGETRGNLAAGGRGEGVPLTDRDRWICEQVAPELRRRGLWFVGLDVIGDYLTEINVTSPTCVRELDKIYGLDIAGDLLDRLSQLLDEK, from the coding sequence ATGACCTTGAAACTGGGGGTCGTCATGGACCCCATCGCAGAGATCACCCCCTACAAGGACACGACCCTGGCCATGCTGATTGCTGCCCAGAAACGTGGCTGGACAGTGCGCTACATGACGCTGGCCGACCTGTACCTTGTCGATGGCGAAGCCCGCGGGAGTCAGCATCCTCTGGAAGTGCGGGACAACAATAGCGACTGGTTCACACTCGGCGAACCCGAAGATGCGCCACTTGCCGCACTGGACCTCATTCTGATGCGGAAGGATCCGCCGGTGGACGCCGCCTTCACCTATGCCACCCACATCCTGGAGCGCGCCGAGCAGGCTGGCACCCTGGTAGTCAACCGCCCATCGGCGCTGCGCGACGCCAACGAGAAGCTGTTCACCGCACAGTTTGCCCACTGCTGTGCTCCCACGGTGGTTGACACCGATCCCGGCCGCCTGCGCGCCTTCATAAGGGAACAGGGCAAGACCGTACTCAAGCCCCTGGATGGCATGGGTGGCCGCTCGATTTTCGTGGTGGCCCAAGGCGACCCCAATACCAGCGTCATCATCGACACCCTGACTGCCTCGGGCAGCCTGCCCATCATGGCGCAGCGCTATCTGCCGGAGATCAGTGCCGGCGACAAACGCATCCTGGTGATCGATGGCAAACCAGTGGACTTCGCGCTGGCCCGTGTGCCGCTGGCCGGCGAGACCCGCGGCAACCTCGCCGCTGGCGGTCGTGGCGAGGGCGTCCCGCTGACCGATCGGGATCGCTGGATCTGCGAGCAGGTGGCACCGGAACTGCGTCGCCGCGGGCTCTGGTTCGTCGGACTGGACGTCATCGGCGACTACCTCACCGAGATCAACGTCACCAGCCCCACCTGTGTCCGCGAACTCGACAAGATCTACGGACTCGACATTGCCGGGGATCTGCTCGATCGCCTGTCGCAGCTGCTCGATGAAAAGTGA
- a CDS encoding energy transducer TonB — MAAKDTHPTGLTDRAPRIGSGDRFGMTLFLSIVVHALVILGIGFATNIPDRELPPLIEITLAQNPTDERPEDYDFLAPDDQDGGGTLDEAQRPSEQAALIPDPRDMDDLVQEEATPPSPSEPDTVRTILAEESQTRLPDPEDLPEEIEAEVTELSMVDLNLTRQQVARDIADPTQTIDWDARYPSKQRINARTRSHAAAAYMRGWIEKVERVGNLNYPDEARRRGLTGRLILEVTLYPDGTVEDVRVLERSDYALLDESAMRVVAMAAPYAPVPEEVLEGKDRLVITRTWEFVRTGGMEMR, encoded by the coding sequence ATGGCCGCCAAGGACACGCATCCCACCGGCTTGACCGACCGAGCGCCGCGCATCGGCTCCGGCGATCGTTTCGGCATGACCCTGTTCCTGTCCATCGTCGTCCATGCGCTGGTGATTCTCGGTATCGGCTTCGCCACCAATATTCCCGATCGCGAACTGCCACCACTCATCGAGATCACCCTGGCCCAGAACCCGACGGACGAGCGGCCCGAGGACTACGACTTCCTCGCACCGGATGACCAGGACGGGGGCGGCACGCTTGACGAAGCGCAACGGCCCAGCGAGCAGGCCGCCCTGATTCCGGACCCCCGCGACATGGACGATCTGGTTCAGGAAGAGGCGACGCCGCCAAGCCCCTCGGAACCGGACACAGTCAGGACCATTCTCGCCGAGGAGTCGCAGACCCGCCTGCCAGACCCCGAAGACCTACCCGAGGAAATTGAAGCCGAAGTCACCGAACTGAGCATGGTGGATCTCAACCTGACCCGGCAGCAGGTTGCGCGGGATATCGCCGACCCCACCCAGACCATCGACTGGGATGCCCGCTACCCCAGCAAGCAGCGCATCAATGCCCGCACGCGCTCCCATGCAGCAGCGGCATACATGCGCGGCTGGATCGAAAAGGTCGAGCGCGTCGGCAATCTCAATTACCCCGACGAGGCCCGGCGGCGAGGCCTGACCGGCCGGCTGATTCTGGAAGTGACCCTGTATCCGGACGGAACCGTGGAGGACGTGCGCGTGCTGGAACGCTCCGATTACGCCTTGCTGGATGAGTCGGCCATGCGGGTGGTCGCCATGGCGGCCCCTTATGCACCGGTGCCCGAAGAGGTGCTGGAGGGCAAGGACCGCCTGGTGATCACGCGCACCTGGGAATTTGTCCGAACCGGCGGCATGGAGATGCGCTGA
- a CDS encoding YqgE/AlgH family protein, whose amino-acid sequence MGIPHSLTNHFLIAMPSLEDPNFQRTVTYICEHNDNGALGIVINRPSEVTLGELLQHMDLNPIESGTAALPVYLGGPVQRERGFVLHSARLSWESSLQVSDDIAISTSRDILAAIAAGEGPEHYLVALGYAGWGGGQLEEEMAQNAWLSGPADPAIIFQRSNDERWQAAASLLGVDLRLLSSDAGHA is encoded by the coding sequence ATGGGCATCCCTCATTCCCTGACCAATCATTTCCTGATTGCCATGCCGTCGCTTGAGGATCCGAACTTCCAGCGCACGGTCACCTACATCTGTGAGCACAATGACAATGGCGCTCTGGGGATCGTGATCAACCGTCCCTCGGAGGTCACTCTGGGCGAGTTGCTGCAGCACATGGATCTGAACCCCATCGAGTCAGGCACGGCCGCCCTGCCCGTTTACCTGGGAGGCCCCGTACAGCGGGAACGTGGCTTTGTGCTGCACTCCGCCCGACTGAGCTGGGAATCGTCCTTGCAGGTCTCCGACGACATCGCCATCAGTACGTCCCGGGACATCCTCGCCGCCATTGCTGCCGGAGAGGGTCCGGAACATTACCTGGTGGCCCTGGGTTACGCAGGCTGGGGCGGGGGGCAGCTTGAGGAGGAGATGGCGCAGAACGCCTGGCTGAGCGGGCCGGCTGACCCGGCCATCATCTTCCAGCGGTCCAACGATGAGCGCTGGCAGGCGGCGGCCTCGCTGCTTGGCGTTGATCTGCGCCTGCTCTCAAGCGACGCCGGCCACGCATGA
- the ruvX gene encoding Holliday junction resolvase RuvX, producing the protein MSPATCLGFDYGTQRIGIAIGDTLTGTARPLRTLQCRNPGQVDWPSIAALIDEWRPDALVVGLPCNDDGSPGALAPRTQRFARQLHGRFGLPVHEVNEHLSSVEAEQRLAELGQRRTRDDPGAIDMMAAAVILETWLAADAS; encoded by the coding sequence ATGAGCCCGGCGACCTGCCTGGGTTTCGATTACGGCACACAGCGCATCGGCATCGCTATCGGCGATACCCTGACCGGCACTGCGCGACCCTTGCGCACACTGCAGTGCCGCAACCCCGGCCAGGTTGACTGGCCGTCGATCGCAGCGCTGATCGACGAGTGGCGCCCCGACGCGCTGGTGGTAGGCCTGCCTTGCAATGACGATGGCAGCCCTGGCGCCCTGGCTCCCCGCACCCAGCGATTCGCCCGGCAACTCCACGGTCGGTTCGGCCTGCCGGTCCACGAGGTCAATGAACACCTGAGTTCGGTGGAGGCGGAACAGCGTCTTGCCGAGCTTGGTCAACGGCGCACTCGCGACGACCCGGGTGCGATTGATATGATGGCCGCGGCTGTCATCCTGGAAACCTGGTTAGCGGCGGACGCCTCATGA
- the pyrR gene encoding bifunctional pyr operon transcriptional regulator/uracil phosphoribosyltransferase PyrR, whose translation MSHAPPIAPLLDHLTTSLRTLLSERGETSPLMVGIHTGGAWIAADLHRRLELTEPLGTLDIAFYRDDFSSRRLNPQVKPSYLPVPVEDRCVILVDDVIFSGRTIRAAMNEIFDYGRPASIVLATLIDRGGRELPIAPDAVGERLALPPGRQIKLRGPDPLELVVEEQT comes from the coding sequence ATGAGCCATGCCCCTCCGATTGCACCCTTGCTGGATCACCTGACCACTTCATTACGCACGCTGCTCTCGGAGCGCGGTGAGACCTCACCCCTGATGGTGGGCATCCACACCGGCGGCGCCTGGATCGCGGCAGATCTGCACCGCCGCCTTGAACTGACAGAGCCGCTGGGCACACTGGACATCGCCTTCTACCGGGATGACTTCTCGAGCCGCCGCCTGAACCCGCAGGTCAAGCCCTCCTATCTTCCGGTACCGGTGGAGGATCGCTGCGTGATCCTGGTGGATGACGTGATCTTCAGCGGTCGCACGATTCGTGCGGCCATGAACGAGATCTTCGACTACGGGCGGCCGGCGAGCATCGTGCTGGCCACCTTGATCGACCGGGGCGGACGCGAGTTGCCCATTGCGCCGGACGCGGTTGGTGAGCGCCTGGCACTGCCACCCGGGCGCCAGATCAAGCTGCGGGGGCCTGATCCGCTGGAACTGGTGGTCGAGGAGCAGACATGA
- a CDS encoding aspartate carbamoyltransferase catalytic subunit: MNIQLDEAGRLRHFLTTEGLSRDLLEQILGTAASFSEVIEKSVKKVPLLRGRTVINLFFEPSTRTRTTFELAAKRLSADVLNINLATSATSKGESLLDTLQNLQAMQCDMFVVRHADSGTAHFIAEHVAPHVSVVNAGDGRHAHPTQAMLDMYTIRRHKGDFEPLRVAIVGDIAHSRVARSQIHALNALGAGEVRVIAPRTLLPKDVENLGVHVYHDIDAGLRDADVVMSLRLQKERMQGALLPSEHEYYQLYGITRARLALAHPEAIVMHPGPINRGVEIESSVADGPQSVILNQVTNGIATRMAVMSMCLEGRSVVGEPT; encoded by the coding sequence ATGAACATCCAGCTCGATGAGGCAGGCCGACTGCGCCACTTCCTCACCACCGAAGGCCTGAGCCGGGACCTGCTTGAACAGATTCTGGGCACCGCTGCCTCGTTCTCGGAGGTCATCGAGAAATCGGTCAAGAAAGTGCCGCTTCTGCGCGGCCGCACCGTTATCAATCTGTTCTTCGAACCCAGCACCCGCACCCGTACCACCTTCGAACTGGCGGCCAAGCGCCTGTCGGCGGACGTACTCAACATCAACCTGGCCACCTCGGCCACCAGCAAGGGCGAGAGTCTGCTGGATACCCTGCAGAACCTGCAGGCCATGCAGTGCGACATGTTCGTGGTGCGCCATGCGGACAGCGGCACCGCCCACTTCATCGCCGAACACGTGGCACCCCATGTCAGTGTCGTGAACGCCGGCGACGGGCGTCATGCCCATCCGACCCAGGCCATGCTGGACATGTATACGATCCGCCGCCACAAGGGCGACTTCGAACCCTTGCGGGTCGCCATCGTCGGCGATATTGCCCACTCCCGGGTGGCCCGCTCCCAGATCCATGCACTCAATGCCCTGGGCGCCGGCGAAGTTCGCGTGATCGCGCCGCGCACCCTGCTGCCAAAAGACGTGGAAAACCTGGGTGTTCACGTCTATCACGACATCGACGCGGGGCTGCGCGACGCCGATGTGGTGATGAGCCTGAGGCTGCAGAAGGAACGCATGCAAGGCGCACTGCTGCCCAGCGAGCACGAGTACTACCAGCTCTACGGCATCACCCGGGCACGCCTGGCACTGGCCCATCCCGAAGCGATTGTCATGCACCCCGGCCCCATCAATCGCGGGGTGGAGATCGAATCCTCGGTGGCCGACGGCCCACAATCGGTGATCCTCAACCAGGTGACCAACGGCATCGCCACGCGCATGGCTGTGATGTCCATGTGCCTGGAAGGGCGCTCGGTGGTGGGGGAGCCGACATGA
- a CDS encoding dihydroorotase: MKRIHIKGGRVVDPASGLDAVTDLCIAEKRFVGIGATPDGFVADQVIDATGLLVIPGLIDLGTHLREPGEEHKATIASEVTAAARAGVTCLCPSPATDPVTDTTAVVELITRRARQTRMTRVMPIGALTRGLEGRQLSEMAALKAAGCVAVSDGGRPVTNTLVLRRALEYAATHDLTVILTPQDPDLTDGSWMHEGWVSTRMGVPGIPVAAETAALARYLALVEETGTRTHFARLSSARGMTMLARARQSGLPVSADVAMHHLFLSDMDVSGFNPLCHVLPPLRNDGDRAALREAVASGTIQAICSDHQPHDPDAKAGTLLASEPGISGIDTLLALTLRLVEDKVMDLRSALARVTCDAADVLGVPRGRITEGRSADLCLLDPEEPWWLTSESMASRGRNSPFLGWELTGRVRWTLLEGRVLHPSPELDESA; the protein is encoded by the coding sequence ATGAAGCGCATCCACATCAAGGGTGGTCGGGTGGTGGATCCAGCGAGTGGTCTGGACGCCGTCACCGACCTCTGCATCGCCGAGAAGCGCTTTGTCGGCATCGGCGCTACACCGGATGGCTTCGTGGCCGACCAGGTCATCGACGCCACCGGGCTGCTGGTGATCCCCGGACTCATTGACCTGGGCACTCACCTGCGCGAGCCAGGGGAGGAACACAAGGCCACCATTGCCAGCGAGGTGACCGCCGCCGCCCGGGCCGGCGTTACCTGCCTGTGTCCGTCGCCAGCGACGGACCCGGTCACCGACACCACTGCCGTGGTGGAACTGATTACCCGTCGCGCCCGGCAGACCCGAATGACCCGCGTCATGCCCATCGGCGCACTGACCCGCGGCCTGGAAGGTCGACAACTCTCTGAAATGGCTGCCCTGAAAGCCGCCGGCTGTGTCGCCGTGAGTGACGGCGGTCGCCCCGTCACCAACACCCTGGTTTTGCGCCGAGCCCTTGAGTACGCAGCTACCCATGACCTCACCGTCATCCTCACGCCCCAGGATCCGGACCTCACCGATGGTTCCTGGATGCACGAGGGTTGGGTCTCCACCCGCATGGGCGTCCCGGGCATTCCGGTCGCCGCCGAGACCGCCGCGCTGGCCCGTTACCTGGCGCTGGTAGAGGAAACCGGCACCCGCACCCACTTTGCCCGTCTGTCCTCCGCCCGGGGCATGACCATGCTTGCCCGGGCACGTCAGAGCGGGTTGCCGGTCAGCGCCGACGTGGCAATGCATCATCTCTTTCTCAGCGATATGGACGTCAGCGGATTCAATCCGCTGTGCCATGTACTGCCACCACTGCGCAACGACGGCGATCGCGCGGCTCTGCGTGAAGCCGTGGCGAGCGGTACGATCCAGGCGATCTGCTCCGATCATCAACCCCATGATCCGGATGCCAAGGCCGGCACCCTGCTGGCCTCGGAGCCCGGCATTTCCGGCATCGACACACTGCTGGCACTGACACTGCGGCTGGTGGAGGACAAGGTGATGGACTTGCGTTCGGCCCTGGCCCGCGTGACCTGCGATGCAGCCGATGTGCTTGGCGTGCCCCGGGGCCGGATCACCGAGGGTCGCTCCGCCGATCTCTGCCTGCTGGATCCGGAGGAGCCCTGGTGGCTGACGTCGGAGAGCATGGCGAGCCGTGGACGCAATAGCCCATTCCTCGGCTGGGAGCTGACCGGCCGAGTGCGCTGGACCTTGCTGGAAGGCCGCGTGCTGCACCCGTCGCCGGAACTCGACGAGAGCGCATGA
- a CDS encoding fumarylacetoacetate hydrolase family protein, with protein MRIVTVRVDGAERWGVLDDNNRVRLGVGSLIDALGDDGALPAPTDETVALDTVTLLAPIPEPRRNVMCLGLNYADHAAEASRASGKETRLPEHPVVFTKATTAVTGPGSEILLEPDVTEQLDWEAELAFVIGRGGRHIQREHALDHVFGYTIVNDLSARDIQFRHKQFFLGKSLEGACPMGPWITTADAIADPQTLDIRCRVNGELKQHSNTSNMLFGVAEIIAVLSGIMRLLPGDVIATGTPDGVGFARNPPEYLRAGDEVECEIAGLGVLRNRFV; from the coding sequence ATGCGAATCGTGACCGTGCGCGTTGATGGCGCTGAGCGTTGGGGTGTACTGGATGACAACAACCGGGTGCGGCTTGGTGTCGGATCCCTGATCGACGCTCTGGGCGACGATGGGGCACTGCCGGCGCCAACGGACGAGACCGTTGCCCTGGATACCGTGACCCTGCTCGCCCCCATCCCCGAGCCTCGGCGCAACGTCATGTGTCTGGGGCTGAACTACGCGGATCATGCAGCGGAGGCCTCCCGCGCCAGCGGCAAGGAGACCAGGCTTCCCGAGCACCCCGTCGTCTTTACCAAGGCGACGACCGCGGTCACCGGGCCCGGTTCGGAAATCCTGCTGGAACCCGACGTTACTGAACAACTCGACTGGGAGGCGGAACTTGCATTCGTGATAGGTCGCGGTGGCCGGCACATTCAAAGGGAGCATGCGCTGGATCACGTTTTTGGCTACACCATTGTCAACGACCTCTCGGCCCGGGACATCCAGTTCCGGCACAAGCAGTTCTTTCTCGGCAAGAGCCTTGAGGGTGCCTGCCCCATGGGGCCGTGGATCACCACCGCCGACGCCATCGCCGACCCGCAGACCCTGGATATTCGCTGTCGGGTCAACGGCGAGCTGAAACAGCATTCGAATACGTCGAACATGCTCTTCGGCGTGGCCGAGATCATTGCGGTGCTGTCGGGCATCATGCGGCTGTTACCAGGTGATGTGATCGCAACCGGCACGCCTGACGGTGTGGGCTTCGCTCGTAACCCTCCCGAGTACTTGCGGGCGGGCGATGAAGTTGAATGCGAAATCGCGGGCCTGGGTGTGTTGCGCAATCGATTCGTCTGA
- a CDS encoding protease complex subunit PrcB family protein, which translates to MQRLWRLFAGPVLVTLAGGCTLGGDMTNSKVPVEVLQSSAHCETTEAGYALRLAVDQAGFNDLARVARTGGSTTVLTEGQDVGVLVAMGERPTGGYALELAADEAVVEGAVATLVVTVMEPGPHDMVTMALTTPCLLLRVLGDNFDTVRAVDAAGNELARRSVPRHGGN; encoded by the coding sequence ATGCAACGGTTGTGGCGCCTGTTCGCTGGCCCGGTACTGGTGACTCTCGCCGGTGGTTGCACCCTGGGTGGGGATATGACGAACAGTAAGGTGCCGGTTGAGGTGCTGCAGTCCTCTGCCCATTGCGAGACCACTGAAGCCGGGTATGCCTTGCGGCTCGCCGTTGACCAGGCAGGTTTCAACGATCTTGCCCGGGTGGCGCGTACCGGTGGTAGCACGACTGTCTTGACCGAGGGGCAGGATGTCGGTGTGCTGGTTGCCATGGGCGAACGCCCGACCGGCGGCTATGCCCTTGAATTGGCCGCTGACGAGGCCGTGGTGGAGGGGGCTGTGGCGACGCTGGTGGTGACGGTGATGGAGCCGGGCCCCCATGACATGGTCACCATGGCCCTGACCACGCCGTGCCTGTTGTTGCGCGTTTTGGGCGACAACTTCGATACCGTGCGTGCTGTTGATGCGGCGGGTAATGAACTGGCCCGGCGGTCTGTTCCCCGGCACGGCGGCAACTGA
- a CDS encoding META domain-containing protein produces MLKAPAKTLATAIAACSLLLGACAATPQADAELAGNWQLRDFKLTNSNQTRLIGLEPFSMNLTGNGEATGRLDCNTWRGRYEDVTDSTFALRDMVLVQGRCGHLASNIDMLERVFPEFLEGEATYTIEGREMILETSRGDRLRFEATHRRSGDS; encoded by the coding sequence ATGCTGAAAGCACCTGCGAAAACGCTGGCGACCGCTATTGCCGCCTGCTCCCTGCTGCTCGGCGCCTGTGCGGCGACACCCCAGGCTGACGCGGAGCTTGCCGGCAACTGGCAACTGCGCGACTTCAAGCTCACCAACTCGAACCAGACGCGGCTGATCGGGCTTGAACCCTTCAGCATGAACCTGACCGGCAACGGCGAAGCCACCGGCCGACTGGACTGCAACACCTGGCGCGGGCGCTATGAGGACGTTACCGATAGCACCTTTGCGCTGCGCGACATGGTGCTGGTGCAGGGTCGCTGCGGCCATCTGGCCTCCAACATCGATATGCTCGAGCGCGTCTTCCCGGAGTTTCTTGAAGGAGAGGCGACCTACACCATCGAGGGCCGGGAGATGATCCTGGAGACCAGCCGCGGGGACCGCTTGCGGTTCGAGGCAACCCATCGCCGCTCCGGGGACTCGTGA
- a CDS encoding diguanylate cyclase domain-containing protein — MTSEPPLPATLPTGLAERILQRTIEAVTISDAAIRVLWVNDAFTRLTGYSLDEMRGNNFRVLRSGHHDPGFYKHIEACIQRDGVWEGEIWRRRKNGEIFPAMLTITGLRDPDGAITHYVDFFNDLGNFKNHQQRIEYLVNHDALTGLPNRNALQERLENAVSRARRNNTQLALLFVDLDRFKRINDEHGHLFGDHVLREMAERLRQNVREMDTVARLGGDEFIILLEDVTSHDDARVVAGAILAGFDQPLLVNNVPTPISVSVGVSLFPRDATTVEHLINRSDAAMYAAKRAGRNRICFTE; from the coding sequence GTGACCAGTGAACCGCCATTGCCTGCAACCCTGCCGACGGGACTGGCGGAGCGCATCCTGCAGCGAACCATCGAGGCCGTGACCATCAGCGATGCCGCCATCCGGGTGCTGTGGGTCAACGACGCCTTCACCCGCTTGACTGGCTACAGCCTCGACGAGATGCGTGGCAACAACTTTCGCGTCCTGCGCAGCGGACACCACGACCCCGGCTTCTACAAGCATATCGAGGCATGCATCCAGCGAGACGGCGTCTGGGAAGGGGAAATCTGGCGACGGCGCAAGAACGGCGAGATTTTCCCGGCCATGCTCACCATCACAGGGCTCCGTGACCCGGACGGGGCCATCACTCACTACGTGGACTTCTTCAACGATCTCGGCAACTTCAAGAACCACCAGCAGCGTATCGAATACCTGGTGAACCACGATGCCCTGACCGGGCTGCCGAACCGCAACGCCCTGCAGGAGCGGCTGGAGAATGCCGTATCCCGGGCGCGACGCAATAACACGCAACTGGCGCTGCTGTTCGTCGACCTGGACCGCTTCAAGCGGATCAACGATGAACATGGACACCTGTTCGGCGACCATGTCCTGCGGGAGATGGCAGAGCGTTTGCGCCAGAACGTCCGCGAAATGGACACCGTGGCTCGCCTGGGTGGCGACGAGTTCATTATCCTGCTGGAAGATGTGACGTCTCACGATGATGCCCGGGTCGTCGCTGGCGCCATACTCGCGGGATTTGATCAGCCACTGCTGGTTAACAACGTGCCGACGCCCATCTCCGTCAGTGTCGGCGTCAGCCTGTTCCCCAGGGACGCCACCACCGTGGAGCACCTGATCAACCGGTCCGATGCAGCCATGTATGCCGCCAAGCGTGCCGGTCGCAACCGGATCTGCTTCACCGAATAG
- a CDS encoding dimethylsulfonioproprionate lyase family protein: MTASLFDFPNWVYLLREFDSLYRNGSAGGSKPIRSHRKRVRDRLSAIIDANPAFIERPVETKPVVEHLGRAFDLGADNDLWRLSKAFERVCGGIAWEYGYSKIPPKLAKRYAYTEILGPRGPIQADNLILGFVLFAPNTTYPQHSHRDIEESYVSVAGTWSENDFATYAPGSLILNKAGHEHRITTGQLEPCLLAYAWVGTPERLTTVDMRFTAPAARRPGTA, encoded by the coding sequence ATGACAGCATCACTGTTTGATTTCCCCAACTGGGTTTATCTGCTGCGCGAGTTCGATAGCCTCTATCGCAACGGCTCTGCCGGGGGCAGCAAGCCGATCCGTTCGCACCGCAAACGGGTGCGGGACCGCTTGTCGGCGATCATTGACGCCAACCCCGCTTTTATCGAACGCCCCGTCGAGACGAAACCCGTGGTCGAGCACCTGGGGCGGGCGTTCGATCTGGGCGCGGACAATGACCTCTGGCGGCTGAGCAAGGCCTTCGAACGGGTTTGTGGTGGCATTGCCTGGGAATACGGCTACAGCAAGATCCCGCCGAAGTTGGCAAAACGCTACGCCTACACGGAAATTCTGGGCCCAAGGGGTCCGATCCAGGCCGACAACCTGATCCTCGGCTTCGTCCTGTTCGCGCCCAACACCACCTATCCGCAGCACAGCCATAGGGACATCGAAGAGAGTTATGTCTCGGTGGCCGGCACCTGGTCGGAAAACGACTTCGCCACCTACGCCCCCGGCTCCCTCATTCTCAACAAGGCCGGCCACGAGCACCGGATCACCACGGGACAACTGGAGCCCTGCCTGCTTGCCTATGCCTGGGTTGGCACACCCGAGCGCCTGACAACGGTGGATATGCGCTTCACCGCGCCTGCGGCAAGGCGACCCGGTACCGCCTGA
- a CDS encoding PilT/PilU family type 4a pilus ATPase, translated as MDFNALLEFMVNKKASDLFITAGTPPSMKIAGRVTPVTKTKLSPDQARQIVLSIMSPRQKEEFEDTRECNFAISATGVGRFRVSAFYQRNHAGMVLRRIETHIPKIEELGLPSTLREISMTKRGLIIFVGATGTGKSTSLASMIGYRNHNSTGHIITIEDPIEFIHQHAGCIVTQREVGLDTESFEVALKNTLRQAPDVILIGEIRTRETMDYAIAFAETGHLCLATLHANNANQAMDRIINFFPPERHNQLFMDLSLNLKAVIAQQLIPTPDGSGRVPAVELMIGTPLVQDKIRNGEVHELKEIMKRSGEQGMMTFDQHLYKLYRQGLITYDDAIRYADSANEVRLQAKLGADDREDRYQAAADDMSLLLEEDGRD; from the coding sequence ATGGATTTCAACGCGCTGCTCGAGTTCATGGTGAACAAGAAGGCCTCGGATCTGTTCATCACGGCGGGCACGCCGCCGAGCATGAAGATCGCAGGCCGCGTCACTCCGGTGACCAAGACCAAGCTCAGTCCGGACCAGGCCCGCCAGATCGTACTCTCCATCATGTCGCCGCGGCAGAAGGAGGAGTTCGAGGACACCCGGGAGTGCAACTTCGCTATCAGCGCGACGGGGGTGGGGCGCTTTCGCGTCAGCGCCTTCTACCAGCGCAACCACGCGGGCATGGTGCTGCGTCGTATCGAGACCCATATCCCGAAAATCGAGGAGCTGGGGTTGCCCAGCACCTTGCGGGAAATCTCCATGACCAAGCGGGGCCTGATCATCTTCGTGGGCGCCACCGGTACGGGTAAATCCACCTCGCTGGCCTCGATGATCGGCTACCGCAACCACAACAGCACCGGTCATATCATCACCATCGAAGACCCCATCGAGTTCATTCACCAGCACGCGGGCTGCATTGTCACCCAGCGCGAGGTGGGGCTGGATACCGAGTCCTTCGAGGTGGCCCTGAAGAACACCCTGCGACAGGCACCGGACGTCATCCTGATTGGTGAGATCCGGACTCGCGAGACCATGGATTACGCCATTGCCTTCGCCGAAACCGGCCATCTTTGCCTGGCCACCCTGCACGCCAACAATGCCAACCAGGCCATGGACCGCATCATCAACTTCTTCCCGCCCGAGCGGCACAATCAGCTGTTCATGGACCTGTCGCTGAACCTGAAGGCGGTGATTGCCCAGCAGCTCATCCCCACGCCGGATGGCAGTGGTCGGGTGCCCGCCGTGGAGCTCATGATCGGTACGCCGCTGGTGCAGGACAAGATCCGCAACGGCGAGGTGCACGAGCTGAAAGAGATCATGAAGCGTTCCGGCGAGCAGGGGATGATGACCTTCGACCAGCACCTCTACAAGCTCTACCGCCAGGGCCTGATCACCTACGACGACGCCATCCGCTACGCCGACTCCGCCAACGAGGTGCGGCTTCAGGCCAAGCTCGGCGCCGACGACCGCGAGGACCGCTATCAGGCCGCCGCCGACGATATGTCGTTGCTGCTGGAGGAAGACGGGCGGGACTGA